A stretch of the Photobacterium toruni genome encodes the following:
- a CDS encoding multidrug efflux RND transporter permease subunit, with translation MRFTDIFIRRPVLAISISLMIALLGLQAIFKMQVRQYPDMTNTVVTVSTAYYGASADLIQGFITQPLEQAIAQADNIDYITAQSTMGMSTITVQMKLNTNPNAALADILAKVNSVRAQLPKETQDPTISLSTGGGTGVLYLGFTSKTLSSSQITDYLERVVKPQLFTVGGVAKVDMYGGVPFALRVWLDPQKMAAFNLSASDVAQVLQANNYQSAVGQANNDFVLYNGSANTQSNSPETLEKLVVSSDNGQVIRLGDIAKVTLSRSSDSYRATANGQEAVVGAIEAAPSANPIDIAKDVRELLPTIERNMPSTIKMTIMYDSTIAINDSIHEVIKTILEAALIVLVVIALFIGSLRSVIIPIITIPLSLIGVALVMQMFDFSWNLMTLLALVLAIGLVVDDAIVVLENVERHIKLGQTPFRAAILGTREIAIPVISMTIALGAVYAPIALMGGLTGSLFKEFALTLAGAVFISGIIALTLSPVMCATFLKQNEAPNKFELMVHGFLDRLTLRYEKMLHGIMHMRPVVIVFAICACASLPFLFKFIPSELAPAEDNGVVVFMGTAPANANLDFIQDTMDQVNKVLTAEKSVEYAQIFSGIPSANQAFGLATLKPWSQRDQSQTDVANDVTEKIKNIPQMAITAFQMPSLPGAGSGLPVQFVITTPNNFKSLFQVAAEMLTKVKDNPMFVYSDLDLKYDSATMNIDIDKDKAGAYGVTMQAIGNTLSTMLAGGDINRVDILGRSYKVIPQVERKNRFNPKDLNNYYVKTSSGDLIPLGSLVTIKVTPAPPTLPSFNQQNAATIGAVLAPGTSIGEAVSWLNTESAKVLPKGYGHNYLGESRQYVTEGNALYATFGLALAIIFLVLAIQFESLRDPLVILVSVPLAICGALIALAWGATTLNIYSQIGLITLIGLITKHGILICEVAKEEQLFHGKNRMDAVMEAAKIRLRPILMTTCAMIAGLIPLLYASGAGAASRFSIGIVIVAGLSIGTLFTLFVLPVIYTFLASEHKPLPVFVEDDDGVDNHF, from the coding sequence ATGCGCTTTACTGATATATTCATCAGACGCCCGGTACTCGCAATTTCGATCAGTTTAATGATCGCATTGCTTGGTCTACAGGCGATATTCAAAATGCAGGTTCGTCAATATCCGGACATGACAAATACGGTCGTCACCGTAAGTACAGCTTACTACGGTGCCAGTGCTGATCTTATTCAAGGTTTTATCACTCAGCCACTGGAACAAGCGATTGCTCAAGCGGATAACATCGACTACATAACAGCCCAAAGTACCATGGGTATGTCGACAATCACTGTGCAAATGAAATTGAACACCAACCCTAACGCGGCGTTGGCTGATATTCTTGCTAAAGTAAACTCGGTACGTGCTCAACTACCAAAAGAAACTCAAGATCCAACCATTTCACTCTCTACTGGTGGTGGTACGGGGGTGCTCTACCTTGGCTTTACAAGTAAGACATTAAGCTCAAGTCAAATCACTGACTACCTTGAACGTGTAGTAAAACCGCAGTTATTTACGGTTGGTGGTGTGGCAAAAGTAGACATGTATGGTGGTGTACCGTTTGCATTACGGGTCTGGCTTGATCCTCAAAAAATGGCAGCATTTAATTTATCTGCTAGTGATGTGGCTCAAGTATTACAAGCAAATAACTATCAGTCTGCTGTTGGCCAAGCTAACAATGACTTTGTGTTATATAACGGTAGTGCTAATACCCAATCAAACAGTCCAGAAACACTAGAAAAACTAGTTGTATCAAGTGATAACGGTCAAGTTATCCGTTTAGGTGACATTGCAAAAGTAACATTATCACGCAGCAGTGATAGCTACCGAGCAACAGCAAATGGTCAAGAAGCCGTAGTTGGTGCGATTGAAGCGGCACCAAGTGCCAACCCTATCGATATTGCTAAAGACGTTCGTGAATTATTACCAACCATTGAACGTAACATGCCAAGCACCATCAAAATGACAATCATGTATGACTCAACGATTGCGATTAATGACTCGATTCATGAAGTTATTAAAACCATTCTTGAAGCTGCATTGATCGTATTAGTGGTTATTGCCCTGTTTATCGGTTCACTACGCTCAGTTATTATTCCGATAATTACGATTCCACTATCATTAATTGGTGTGGCACTAGTAATGCAAATGTTTGATTTCTCATGGAATCTTATGACATTGCTGGCTCTGGTTCTGGCCATCGGTTTGGTGGTCGATGATGCTATCGTGGTCTTGGAAAACGTTGAACGTCATATCAAACTTGGTCAAACGCCATTTAGAGCCGCCATTCTTGGTACACGTGAAATTGCTATTCCCGTAATTTCAATGACGATTGCTTTAGGTGCAGTATATGCGCCAATAGCATTAATGGGTGGTCTTACAGGTTCATTATTTAAAGAGTTTGCATTAACCCTTGCGGGCGCAGTATTTATTTCAGGTATTATTGCCTTAACACTATCGCCGGTAATGTGTGCAACCTTCCTTAAACAAAATGAAGCACCAAATAAATTTGAATTAATGGTCCATGGCTTTCTTGATCGACTAACATTGCGTTATGAGAAAATGCTTCATGGCATCATGCACATGCGTCCAGTTGTAATCGTTTTTGCTATCTGTGCTTGTGCAAGCTTACCGTTCTTATTTAAGTTTATTCCAAGTGAATTAGCACCGGCTGAAGATAATGGTGTCGTGGTATTTATGGGTACAGCACCTGCAAACGCCAACCTTGATTTCATTCAAGACACTATGGATCAAGTTAATAAAGTATTAACTGCAGAAAAAAGTGTTGAGTATGCGCAGATCTTCTCAGGTATTCCATCGGCTAACCAAGCGTTTGGTCTAGCAACATTAAAACCATGGAGTCAACGCGATCAAAGTCAAACTGACGTGGCAAATGATGTAACTGAAAAAATCAAAAATATTCCCCAAATGGCGATTACTGCTTTCCAAATGCCAAGCCTTCCAGGTGCAGGTTCTGGTTTGCCAGTACAGTTTGTTATCACCACACCTAACAACTTTAAGAGCCTCTTCCAAGTGGCTGCTGAAATGTTGACTAAGGTAAAAGATAACCCAATGTTCGTTTACTCAGATTTAGACTTAAAGTATGACTCTGCGACAATGAACATTGATATCGACAAAGATAAAGCGGGAGCCTATGGCGTAACCATGCAAGCAATTGGTAATACGCTAAGTACCATGTTAGCCGGTGGTGACATTAACCGCGTTGATATTTTAGGTCGTTCTTATAAAGTAATTCCACAAGTTGAGCGTAAAAATCGTTTTAATCCAAAAGATTTAAATAATTATTACGTTAAGACCAGCAGTGGTGATTTAATTCCATTAGGTAGCTTAGTCACTATCAAGGTCACTCCAGCGCCACCAACATTACCAAGCTTTAACCAACAAAATGCGGCAACCATCGGAGCAGTATTAGCACCAGGTACCTCAATTGGTGAAGCGGTAAGCTGGTTAAATACTGAGTCAGCTAAAGTATTACCAAAAGGCTATGGCCATAACTACTTAGGTGAAAGTCGTCAGTATGTGACTGAAGGTAATGCGCTATACGCTACCTTTGGTCTAGCACTTGCAATTATTTTCTTAGTGCTTGCGATTCAATTTGAATCACTACGCGATCCATTAGTGATCCTAGTATCAGTACCATTAGCAATTTGTGGTGCACTGATTGCCCTCGCGTGGGGTGCGACAACACTCAACATTTACTCGCAAATAGGTTTGATAACCCTCATAGGCTTGATAACCAAACACGGCATATTGATTTGTGAAGTAGCCAAAGAAGAACAACTCTTCCACGGTAAAAACCGCATGGATGCTGTTATGGAAGCAGCGAAGATCCGTCTTCGTCCAATCCTAATGACAACCTGTGCAATGATTGCAGGTCTAATACCGCTATTGTATGCATCAGGTGCAGGTGCTGCATCGCGTTTCAGTATTGGTATTGTTATCGTTGCAGGTTTATCTATCGGTACGTTATTTACTTTGTTTGTATTGCCAGTTATCTATACGTTCTTGGCAAGTGAACATAAACCACTACCAGTATTTGTTGAAGATGATGATGGTGTAGACAACCACTTCTAA
- a CDS encoding efflux RND transporter periplasmic adaptor subunit has protein sequence MKKWIVMLLIALLLFGSVIGFNLFKEHKIAEYMANMPEANYPVTATTTKAENWYPSLQAIGFIEPMQGVTLTSEAAGVISKINFESGQKVKAGQLLVSINSNVEQSSLQSTEAKLPSVEASYQRYKDLYRKGSVSKSSLDEAQANYLALVAQIKSLKESIQRRNISAPFAGEIGLRNVYLGQYIQPGTKIIRLEDTTTMRFRFTVPQTDISKIKIGQAVDINIDAYKNTNFKGLITAIEPAVNAQTGLIQVQADIPNSGGMLRSGMFARARVIQPVIADQIVVPQTAITYTLYGDTVYVLRKVDGKLRAMQTVVNTGLNKGNEVRILSGLKAGEQIVTSGQIRLSNKSLVHIVENDALKAPAEIPLL, from the coding sequence ATGAAAAAATGGATCGTGATGTTACTTATTGCCCTTCTGCTATTTGGAAGCGTAATTGGTTTCAATCTTTTTAAAGAGCATAAAATAGCTGAGTATATGGCAAATATGCCAGAAGCTAACTATCCGGTAACGGCTACCACAACTAAAGCAGAAAATTGGTATCCATCTCTGCAAGCGATTGGTTTTATTGAACCAATGCAAGGTGTAACTTTAACGTCAGAAGCTGCTGGTGTGATTAGCAAAATTAATTTTGAATCAGGCCAAAAGGTAAAAGCGGGGCAATTATTGGTATCAATCAACTCTAATGTTGAACAATCAAGCCTACAAAGTACGGAAGCAAAACTACCTTCAGTAGAAGCCTCTTACCAACGTTATAAAGATCTTTATCGTAAAGGATCAGTATCAAAATCGAGCCTTGATGAAGCACAAGCTAACTATCTTGCGTTAGTGGCTCAAATCAAATCATTAAAAGAATCAATTCAACGTCGTAATATCAGCGCACCTTTTGCCGGTGAAATTGGTCTACGTAATGTTTATCTAGGTCAATACATTCAGCCTGGTACTAAAATTATTCGTTTAGAAGACACGACAACCATGCGTTTCCGCTTTACCGTGCCACAAACGGATATCTCTAAAATCAAAATTGGCCAAGCCGTTGACATCAATATTGATGCTTACAAAAACACCAATTTCAAAGGCCTTATTACTGCGATTGAGCCTGCTGTTAATGCTCAAACAGGTTTAATTCAGGTACAAGCTGATATTCCTAACAGTGGTGGCATGTTACGTAGCGGTATGTTTGCGCGCGCACGTGTTATTCAACCCGTTATTGCCGATCAAATCGTGGTTCCTCAAACAGCGATTACATATACCCTTTACGGCGACACGGTGTATGTTCTTCGCAAAGTTGATGGCAAATTACGCGCTATGCAAACCGTGGTAAACACAGGTTTAAATAAAGGCAATGAAGTACGAATTCTTTCAGGCTTAAAAGCTGGAGAGCAGATCGTCACTAGCGGTCAAATTCGTCTTAGCAACAAGTCATTAGTGCACATCGTTGAAAATGACGCACTAAAGGCTCCTGCTGAAATCCCATTGTTGTAA
- a CDS encoding TetR/AcrR family transcriptional regulator, with the protein MKDKKERILAATEKLLATHGFHGLSMQMVAKEAQVATGTIYRYFNDKDDLLHQLHEHILGYIAKKISHNINDSMSLKQRYRTMWLNLWHMSVNGEAPLINQGQFQHLPRDNSYEKKVIKKQLFNCVNQMFDEGKACQLFKPLDNEILSTLSLDTSCYLARRKINDGLEITDSELNAAIDASWDAIIQH; encoded by the coding sequence ATGAAAGACAAAAAAGAGCGAATATTAGCCGCAACTGAAAAGCTATTAGCTACCCATGGTTTTCATGGATTATCCATGCAAATGGTTGCTAAAGAGGCTCAAGTTGCAACAGGCACTATTTATCGCTATTTCAACGATAAAGACGATTTACTGCATCAACTCCATGAACATATTTTAGGTTATATCGCAAAAAAAATTAGCCATAATATTAACGATAGTATGTCACTTAAACAGCGCTACCGTACGATGTGGCTTAACCTATGGCATATGTCTGTTAATGGTGAGGCACCATTAATTAATCAAGGGCAATTTCAACATCTGCCTCGAGATAATTCTTATGAAAAAAAAGTAATAAAAAAACAACTTTTTAACTGCGTTAATCAAATGTTTGATGAAGGTAAAGCCTGTCAACTATTTAAACCACTTGATAACGAAATTTTAAGTACACTTAGTTTAGATACGAGTTGTTATTTAGCTCGTCGAAAAATCAATGATGGTTTAGAGATCACTGATAGCGAGCTTAATGCTGCTATTGATGCCTCTTGGGACGCCATTATTCAGCATTAA
- a CDS encoding efflux RND transporter permease subunit, which translates to MARFFIDRPIFAWVIAIIVMLAGVLSILKLPVSQYPSIAPPTVVISANYPGANAKTMEDTVTQVIEQRMTGIDHLRYLSSTSDSFGNTQITLTFNAEADPDIAQVQVQNKLQSALPLLPMEVQQQGVKVNKSSSSFLMVVGFYSADGSMDKNDISDYISSNVSDPMSRVAGVGEIQTFGAQYAMRIWLDPLKLTKYNLTSIDVIAAIKEQNAQVSAGQLGASPSLPGQELNATVSAQSRLKTPQQFKNIIVKSDSSGAKVHLSDVARVELGAEDYSVQVFYNGKQASGLGIKLATGANALATAEAVKAKVEELKPFFPEGLTAVYPYDTTPFVEKSIEGVVHTLFEAVALVFIIMYLFLQNFRATLIPTIAVPVVLLGTFAVLSMAGFSINTLTMFAMVLAIGLLVDDAIVVVENVERVMHEEGLSAVEATRKSMDQITGALVGIALTLSAVFVPMAFMSGSTGVIYRQFSITIVTAMALSVLVAMILTPALCATMLKPVEHGSNEKGFFGWFNRTFDNLTKRYESSVAAMIKRSIRVMLIFLGLTVAVGWMFTRMPTSFLPDEDQGILFSQAILPVNSTQEQTQEVMDKVSDFYLNQEKDAVASVFSVSGFSFAGSGQNMGMAFISLKDWSDRQLPGMDVNSIVNRSMAYFQHIKNAMVFSFAPPAVVELGTASGFDFYLQDRSGQGHEKLIAARNQLLKLASENPNLVGVRPNGQEDAPMYQITIDQAKIRALGVDIQSVNQVLGTAWGSSYVNDFIDRGRVKKVFVQGDANFRMKPGDLDTWYVRNNQGEMVPFSAFATGEWQYASPRLERFNATPAVNIQGGVVKGYSTGQAMLDIEAMVKKLPPGFGVEWNGLSYEERLSGNQAPMLYSLSILVVFLVLAALYESWSVPFAVVLVVPLGIIGALLAMNGRGMPNDVFFQVGLLTTVGLATKNAILIVEFAKEYYEKGAGLVEATLHAVRVRLRPIIMTSLAFGLGVVPLAISTGVGSGGKNAIGTAVLGGMLSSTFLGIFFIPIFFVVVERIFSRGKDKSTTDDTPPTQQP; encoded by the coding sequence ATGGCTCGTTTCTTTATCGATCGCCCTATTTTTGCATGGGTGATCGCTATCATTGTAATGCTAGCTGGTGTGTTATCCATTTTAAAACTACCAGTATCACAATACCCTAGCATTGCGCCACCAACGGTTGTAATCAGTGCAAACTATCCAGGCGCTAATGCTAAAACCATGGAAGATACGGTAACGCAGGTTATCGAACAACGTATGACAGGTATTGACCACCTACGTTATTTGTCATCAACCAGTGATAGCTTTGGTAATACGCAAATTACTCTGACCTTTAATGCCGAAGCTGATCCGGATATTGCTCAAGTACAAGTGCAAAACAAATTACAATCAGCATTGCCTTTACTGCCAATGGAAGTGCAGCAGCAAGGTGTTAAGGTTAACAAATCAAGTTCAAGCTTTCTGATGGTGGTCGGATTCTATTCCGCAGATGGGTCAATGGATAAAAATGACATTTCGGACTACATCAGTTCCAATGTGTCAGATCCAATGAGTCGTGTTGCAGGTGTAGGTGAAATCCAAACGTTTGGTGCCCAATATGCAATGCGTATTTGGCTTGATCCTCTTAAACTAACAAAATATAACCTAACCAGTATTGATGTCATTGCTGCTATCAAAGAACAAAATGCGCAAGTCTCTGCCGGTCAGCTTGGTGCCTCGCCATCACTGCCAGGTCAAGAGCTTAACGCCACCGTATCTGCACAAAGTCGTTTAAAAACGCCACAGCAGTTTAAGAACATTATTGTTAAATCGGATTCTTCTGGTGCTAAAGTACATTTAAGTGATGTTGCACGGGTTGAATTAGGCGCTGAAGACTACTCAGTACAAGTATTTTATAACGGTAAACAAGCCAGTGGTTTAGGTATTAAACTGGCTACAGGTGCTAATGCCCTTGCAACGGCGGAAGCGGTCAAAGCTAAAGTTGAAGAGTTAAAGCCATTCTTTCCTGAAGGGTTAACGGCTGTTTACCCTTACGACACCACACCGTTTGTTGAGAAATCAATTGAAGGGGTGGTTCATACACTATTTGAAGCGGTGGCACTGGTGTTTATCATCATGTACCTTTTCTTACAGAACTTTCGAGCGACCTTGATTCCGACCATTGCTGTCCCAGTGGTATTACTCGGTACTTTTGCTGTTTTATCCATGGCAGGTTTTTCAATCAATACCTTAACTATGTTTGCCATGGTTTTGGCGATCGGCTTGCTGGTTGATGATGCGATAGTGGTGGTGGAAAACGTCGAACGTGTTATGCATGAAGAGGGCTTAAGTGCTGTTGAAGCAACACGAAAATCGATGGATCAAATTACTGGCGCTCTAGTCGGTATCGCATTAACCCTTTCTGCTGTATTTGTACCAATGGCATTTATGTCTGGTTCTACTGGTGTTATTTATCGTCAATTCTCGATAACCATTGTAACGGCAATGGCACTCTCAGTATTGGTAGCAATGATCCTCACCCCTGCACTTTGTGCCACCATGCTTAAACCTGTTGAACATGGTAGTAATGAAAAAGGCTTCTTTGGTTGGTTTAACCGTACTTTTGACAACTTAACCAAACGTTATGAGTCCAGTGTCGCTGCAATGATCAAACGCTCAATTCGCGTTATGTTGATCTTCCTTGGCCTAACCGTCGCTGTTGGCTGGATGTTCACCCGTATGCCAACCTCATTCTTACCCGATGAAGATCAAGGTATCTTATTTAGTCAGGCAATATTGCCCGTCAACTCCACTCAAGAACAAACCCAAGAAGTAATGGATAAAGTTTCTGACTTCTATCTAAATCAAGAAAAAGACGCTGTCGCAAGTGTATTTAGCGTCTCTGGATTTAGTTTTGCGGGTAGTGGTCAAAACATGGGTATGGCATTTATCAGTCTAAAAGATTGGTCAGATCGCCAACTACCCGGCATGGATGTGAACTCAATAGTCAATCGCTCGATGGCTTACTTTCAACACATCAAAAATGCAATGGTATTCTCATTCGCGCCACCTGCAGTGGTTGAATTAGGTACTGCCAGCGGCTTTGATTTTTATCTTCAAGATCGTAGCGGTCAAGGGCATGAAAAATTGATTGCAGCTCGAAACCAATTACTTAAATTAGCATCGGAAAATCCTAATTTAGTCGGGGTTCGTCCAAATGGTCAAGAAGATGCACCAATGTATCAAATCACTATCGACCAAGCGAAGATCCGCGCTTTAGGTGTTGATATTCAATCAGTAAACCAAGTGCTAGGAACGGCTTGGGGTAGTTCATACGTCAATGACTTCATCGACCGTGGACGAGTGAAAAAAGTCTTCGTTCAAGGTGATGCTAACTTCCGCATGAAACCGGGTGATCTTGATACTTGGTATGTCCGTAACAACCAAGGTGAAATGGTGCCATTCTCAGCTTTTGCAACAGGTGAGTGGCAATATGCTTCACCACGTTTAGAACGTTTTAATGCTACGCCTGCGGTTAATATTCAAGGGGGGGTTGTTAAGGGTTACAGTACAGGTCAGGCAATGCTCGATATTGAAGCGATGGTGAAGAAATTACCACCAGGCTTTGGGGTTGAGTGGAATGGTTTATCCTATGAAGAACGCCTATCGGGTAACCAAGCACCAATGCTTTATTCGTTATCCATCTTGGTGGTGTTCTTAGTTCTAGCTGCGCTTTATGAAAGCTGGTCAGTACCTTTTGCGGTGGTATTAGTGGTACCGCTCGGTATTATCGGTGCACTATTAGCGATGAATGGTCGAGGCATGCCAAACGATGTCTTCTTCCAAGTAGGACTATTAACAACCGTAGGTCTGGCAACTAAAAACGCCATTTTGATCGTAGAATTTGCCAAAGAATACTACGAAAAAGGAGCGGGATTAGTCGAGGCAACATTGCATGCGGTACGTGTTCGTTTACGTCCAATTATCATGACATCACTGGCGTTCGGTCTTGGTGTTGTACCATTGGCAATCAGTACTGGTGTTGGTTCTGGTGGTAAAAACGCTATTGGTACTGCGGTACTTGGCGGTATGTTAAGTTCGACTTTCTTAGGTATTTTCTTTATTCCGATTTTCTTCGTGGTAGTAGAACGTATCTTTAGTCGCGGCAAAGATAAATCAACCACCGATGACACACCACCAACACAGCAACCCTAA
- a CDS encoding efflux RND transporter periplasmic adaptor subunit: MRKIAAIATIISLTLGLSACDQNTSKDQTQQAAKSVPVDTLIVSSHPQAIHVELPGRSKAYLEAEVRPQVSGIITERSFTEGGDVRKGESLYSIDSAPYNAAYLSAKASLAQAQANLDSAQALAKRSQTLVNRGAISKQTYDDNQAKYKVALAGIEVAKASVNKAKIDLNYTKVKAPIAGRIGQSSVTPGALVSAGQAQVLATIQQLDPINVDIAQSSTQLLRLKSALKQGELKASDNADVELILEDGTVYSHHGKLQFAEVNVDPNTGSVTLRAEFPNPDGVLLPGMYVRAVLNTGTDPKAILIPQKAITRNSKGQATTMVVGAGNKVESRMVTTAEAIDHQWRITSGLKDGDQVIVDGLQKIRPGVVVEPTPVTATQSQ, translated from the coding sequence ATGCGGAAAATCGCAGCCATTGCTACCATTATCAGCTTAACGCTAGGGCTATCAGCTTGTGACCAAAACACATCCAAAGACCAAACTCAACAAGCAGCAAAAAGTGTACCGGTAGATACATTGATTGTTAGTTCTCACCCTCAAGCTATTCATGTAGAACTCCCTGGTCGTAGTAAAGCCTATCTTGAAGCAGAGGTTCGTCCGCAAGTATCAGGTATTATTACTGAGCGTAGCTTTACTGAAGGTGGCGATGTTCGTAAAGGGGAATCATTATATAGTATTGATTCTGCCCCTTATAACGCCGCTTATCTCAGTGCTAAAGCCAGTTTGGCTCAAGCACAAGCTAACCTAGATTCTGCTCAAGCACTTGCTAAGCGTAGCCAAACATTGGTTAACCGTGGCGCAATCAGTAAACAAACCTATGATGATAACCAAGCAAAATACAAAGTTGCTCTTGCTGGCATTGAAGTCGCTAAGGCCAGTGTTAACAAAGCTAAAATAGATCTTAATTATACCAAAGTTAAAGCACCAATTGCGGGTCGTATTGGTCAATCATCCGTTACACCAGGTGCATTAGTCAGTGCGGGGCAAGCGCAAGTACTAGCCACTATCCAACAACTTGATCCCATTAATGTTGATATCGCTCAATCAAGTACTCAGCTATTACGCCTGAAATCTGCGTTAAAGCAAGGCGAACTAAAGGCCAGTGATAATGCTGACGTCGAGTTAATCCTTGAAGATGGTACCGTTTACTCTCATCACGGCAAGCTACAGTTCGCTGAAGTGAATGTCGATCCCAACACCGGCTCAGTTACGCTACGAGCTGAATTCCCCAATCCAGATGGCGTCTTATTGCCAGGAATGTATGTTCGTGCAGTCCTAAACACAGGCACAGATCCTAAAGCCATATTAATTCCACAAAAAGCGATTACCCGTAACAGTAAAGGCCAAGCCACTACGATGGTTGTTGGTGCTGGCAATAAAGTTGAATCACGCATGGTGACCACAGCAGAAGCAATTGATCATCAATGGCGTATTACTAGCGGACTTAAAGATGGCGACCAAGTTATTGTGGATGGCTTACAGAAAATCCGCCCAGGGGTTGTCGTTGAACCAACACCAGTAACTGCCACTCAGTCACAATAA